The Methanohalophilus portucalensis DNA window ATGAAGGGGAAATTGGTCAGATCAAGACAAGTGAGCCCCTGATGTTAAACGCCGGCACAGCCACAACGGTGGGGATTGTTACAAGTGCCAGGGAAGATGTTGCGGAGGTCAATCTTAAAAGACCTGTTTGTGCAGACATTGGTTCAATGGTTGCCATAAGCCGCAGGATTGGTTCCCGATGGAGATTGATCGGTATCGGGGTAATTGAGGATTGAAGGTTATCATTGACACAAACGGGATAATGCTTCCAGCACAATTTGGTGTGGACATATTCACAGAACTCAGGAGACTGGGTTTTGATCAATTCCTTCTTCCCACAGCGATCCTGCACGAACTTGATGGCCTTGTAAGACGTTGCCGGGGTAAGGATAAAATGGCTGCAAAATTAGCTATTTCATTATCCGAAAGATGTGATATTATAGAAGGAGAGGGATTTGCGGATGATGTGATTGTCCGTCTTGCCCCCGTTTATGATGCAGCTGTATTGACCAATGATATTGGATTACAGCAAAGATTGAAAGAAAAGGAAATACCTATTGTAAGGCTGAGGCAAAAGAACAAACTTGATTTCCTGTAACCTGGATAATAGCACAATGGTTTATAAGGGATGAGAAGTTCTGGTATTCTTATATAATGATATTGTGGAGATAATTATATGTACAAGAGGATGAAGCTTGTTGATACAGTCCGGGTCGCTCCCAGTCTCCTTGCCGATGATGTAAGGGTCAGTGTCAAAAATGCTCTTAAGAATAAACTTGAAGGGCGAGTTGACAAAAAGATCGGCTCTGTTGTAGCTATCACGGATATTGCTGAGATAGGTGAAGGTCATATTCTTGTAGGAGATGGCGCAGTCTATTATGA harbors:
- a CDS encoding DNA-binding protein; this encodes MKVIIDTNGIMLPAQFGVDIFTELRRLGFDQFLLPTAILHELDGLVRRCRGKDKMAAKLAISLSERCDIIEGEGFADDVIVRLAPVYDAAVLTNDIGLQQRLKEKEIPIVRLRQKNKLDFL